In Haliaeetus albicilla chromosome 32, bHalAlb1.1, whole genome shotgun sequence, a single window of DNA contains:
- the LOC138683249 gene encoding zinc finger and SCAN domain-containing protein 31-like isoform X1 has translation METPTTRPRWRLQPEGGRRRPPAPRPPSPCPEEDTEGSPISSERVTERRRWPRGEWTRRLVPALHGGGAGTEMRRLRFRQFRYQEASGPRDVCRRLRELSQGWLRPEVRSKEQIMELLVLEQFLSILPEEIQSWVWVRHPESCAQAVALAESFQLGQGDPDGIWEQQVTVRVKVEEVAPGDAEDAEVSGDPPNPPSASPQFPSGDDWREEVARGKVKFVSEEEERRLQEAAGPTMASRDPEASVLQRQDPPHPAGTLQGVPTARTAAQRGTHRRQIPRDPTTFPQPLTQGPPRPAEDTRSPEKPWVKREPSVQGKDRPYPCGECGKSFGRLTHLKTHQRTHTGVKPYACGACGKSFGHLSTLTTHQRLHTGERPYACGSCGKTFTNPSDLNKHQRSHTGERPYPCAACGKRFSQQSNLTMHQRSHTEERPYPCGACGKSFKYLADLTVHERSHTGERPFPCPHCGKSFSNKSSLARHTRIHARAAARDK, from the exons ATGGAGACCCCGACGACCCGTCCTCGCTGGCGGCTTCAACCGGAGGGGGGCCGCCGGCGTCCCCCGGCCCCTCGCCCCCCCTCGCCGTGCCCGGAGGAGGATACGGAGGGATCCCCGATATCCTCGGAGCGGGTGACCGAGAGACGTCGTTGGCCCCGGGGGGAATGGACGCGACGGTTGGTACCGGCGTTGCACGGCGGCGGTGCCGGCACGGAGATGCGTCGTTTGCGTTTCCGACAATTCCGGTACCAGGAGGCGTCGGGTCCGCGGGACGTTTGCCGGAGGTTGCGGGAGCTGTCGCAGGGTTGGTTACGGCCGGAGGTGAGGAGTAAGGAGCAGATCATGGAGTTGCTGGTGCTGGAGCAATTCCTCAGCATCCTGCCCGAGGAAATCCAGAGCTGGGTCTGGGTACGACATCCCGAATCCTGCGCCCAAGCCGTCGCCTTGGCCGAGAGCTTCCAGTTGGGACAGGGAGATCCCGATGGGATTTGGGAGCAGCAG GTGACGGTGCGCGTGAAGGTGGAGGAGGTGGCCCCGGGGGACGCAGAGGACGCCGAAGTGTCAGGGGACCCACCGAACCCCCCGTCGGCGTCACCCCAGTTCCCCTCTGGGGACGACTGGCGGGAGGAGGTGGCCCGGGGCAAGGTCAAGTTTGTCTCCGAGGAAGAGGAGCGGCGCCTGCAGGAAGCAG caggtCCCACCATGGCAAGCAGAGACCCGGAGGCGTCCGTTTTGCAACGGCAAGACCCCCCGCACCCAGCCGGCACCCTTCAAGGTGTCCCGACAGCCAGGACCGCTGCCCAGAGGGGGACCCACCGGCGACAGATCCCACGGGATCCCACCACCTTCCCACAGCCCCTCACCCAAGGTCCGCCCAGACCGGCAGAGGACACCAGGAGCCCGGAGAAGCCCTGGGTGAAGCGAGAGCCATCGGTGCAGGGGAAGGACCGTCCATACCCCTGCGGCGAGTGCGGCAAGAGCTTCGGCCGGTTGACCCACCTGAAGACCCACCAGCGAACCCACACGGGAGTGAAGCCCTATGCCTGCGGGGCTTGCGGCAAGAGCTTCGGCCACCTCTCTACCCTCACCACGCACCAACGGCTTCACACAGGCGAGCGTCCCTACGCCTGCGGCTCCTGCGGCAAGACCTTCACCAACCCGTCGGACCTCAACAAGCACCAACGGTCGCACACGGGCGAGCGACCCTACCCTTGCGCCGCCTGCGGCAAGCGCTTCAGCCAGCAGTCCAACCTCACCATGCACCAACGGAGCCACACCGAGGAGCGACCTTACCCCTGCGGCGCCTGCGGCAAGAGCTTCAAGTACTTGGCGGACCTGACGGTGCACGAGCGCTCGCACACGGGCGAGAGACCCTTCCCCTGTCCCCACTGCGGAAAGAGCTTCAGCAACAAGTCCTCCCTCGCCCGGCACACGCGCATCCACGCCCGGGCGGCCGCCAGGGACAAGTGA
- the LOC138683249 gene encoding zinc finger and SCAN domain-containing protein 31-like isoform X2, whose protein sequence is METPTTRPRWRLQPEGGRRRPPAPRPPSPCPEEDTEGSPISSERVTERRRWPRGEWTRRLVPALHGGGAGTEMRRLRFRQFRYQEASGPRDVCRRLRELSQGWLRPEVRSKEQIMELLVLEQFLSILPEEIQSWVWVRHPESCAQAVALAESFQLGQGDPDGIWEQQVTVRVKVEEVAPGDAEDAEVSGDPPNPPSASPQFPSGDDWREEVARGKVKFVSEEEERRLQEAGPTMASRDPEASVLQRQDPPHPAGTLQGVPTARTAAQRGTHRRQIPRDPTTFPQPLTQGPPRPAEDTRSPEKPWVKREPSVQGKDRPYPCGECGKSFGRLTHLKTHQRTHTGVKPYACGACGKSFGHLSTLTTHQRLHTGERPYACGSCGKTFTNPSDLNKHQRSHTGERPYPCAACGKRFSQQSNLTMHQRSHTEERPYPCGACGKSFKYLADLTVHERSHTGERPFPCPHCGKSFSNKSSLARHTRIHARAAARDK, encoded by the exons ATGGAGACCCCGACGACCCGTCCTCGCTGGCGGCTTCAACCGGAGGGGGGCCGCCGGCGTCCCCCGGCCCCTCGCCCCCCCTCGCCGTGCCCGGAGGAGGATACGGAGGGATCCCCGATATCCTCGGAGCGGGTGACCGAGAGACGTCGTTGGCCCCGGGGGGAATGGACGCGACGGTTGGTACCGGCGTTGCACGGCGGCGGTGCCGGCACGGAGATGCGTCGTTTGCGTTTCCGACAATTCCGGTACCAGGAGGCGTCGGGTCCGCGGGACGTTTGCCGGAGGTTGCGGGAGCTGTCGCAGGGTTGGTTACGGCCGGAGGTGAGGAGTAAGGAGCAGATCATGGAGTTGCTGGTGCTGGAGCAATTCCTCAGCATCCTGCCCGAGGAAATCCAGAGCTGGGTCTGGGTACGACATCCCGAATCCTGCGCCCAAGCCGTCGCCTTGGCCGAGAGCTTCCAGTTGGGACAGGGAGATCCCGATGGGATTTGGGAGCAGCAG GTGACGGTGCGCGTGAAGGTGGAGGAGGTGGCCCCGGGGGACGCAGAGGACGCCGAAGTGTCAGGGGACCCACCGAACCCCCCGTCGGCGTCACCCCAGTTCCCCTCTGGGGACGACTGGCGGGAGGAGGTGGCCCGGGGCAAGGTCAAGTTTGTCTCCGAGGAAGAGGAGCGGCGCCTGCAGGAAGCAG gtCCCACCATGGCAAGCAGAGACCCGGAGGCGTCCGTTTTGCAACGGCAAGACCCCCCGCACCCAGCCGGCACCCTTCAAGGTGTCCCGACAGCCAGGACCGCTGCCCAGAGGGGGACCCACCGGCGACAGATCCCACGGGATCCCACCACCTTCCCACAGCCCCTCACCCAAGGTCCGCCCAGACCGGCAGAGGACACCAGGAGCCCGGAGAAGCCCTGGGTGAAGCGAGAGCCATCGGTGCAGGGGAAGGACCGTCCATACCCCTGCGGCGAGTGCGGCAAGAGCTTCGGCCGGTTGACCCACCTGAAGACCCACCAGCGAACCCACACGGGAGTGAAGCCCTATGCCTGCGGGGCTTGCGGCAAGAGCTTCGGCCACCTCTCTACCCTCACCACGCACCAACGGCTTCACACAGGCGAGCGTCCCTACGCCTGCGGCTCCTGCGGCAAGACCTTCACCAACCCGTCGGACCTCAACAAGCACCAACGGTCGCACACGGGCGAGCGACCCTACCCTTGCGCCGCCTGCGGCAAGCGCTTCAGCCAGCAGTCCAACCTCACCATGCACCAACGGAGCCACACCGAGGAGCGACCTTACCCCTGCGGCGCCTGCGGCAAGAGCTTCAAGTACTTGGCGGACCTGACGGTGCACGAGCGCTCGCACACGGGCGAGAGACCCTTCCCCTGTCCCCACTGCGGAAAGAGCTTCAGCAACAAGTCCTCCCTCGCCCGGCACACGCGCATCCACGCCCGGGCGGCCGCCAGGGACAAGTGA
- the LOC138683210 gene encoding uncharacterized protein, whose protein sequence is MPKRKCKFTDELQAKYPCFRVGRERWEAECLVCQEGTYVSVANKGSLDLEAHVQSMKHKRNMLGDASVAKLPGCFLPANCQPFDAAAAAETPLGFPAAVLEDCCEPLAGLPKTPDPVLDVLGLQIKTEVRLDEALAPFALDHGMDPLDGVPYCGVALGAGEVGTPFPIQIRYFDWKRGGVQSRVIGVEPPPAELSPGAAALVWEALENHGLRQRCVAVVGESPNAMLGGLGCCTQGPAEVPGLRELLEGVFVATDCPAHLLSNCIQHGADSLEVDLQSLVWKIYAYISVYAVCAEPLKDFLEFAKREYRRLLHHTRMPWLLLLPAITRLLQVFPALKSFFLSLSHPPFAIRTFFEDDFSEIYLQHMASQVAVFDMHLRTLAREDNSPCEVLGVLSSVRCTLLERKAHGFMSPRVKELLAEQRAAGRVGECDTFCHHVQTLYVAFLDYLEARMGPFGELFHFQWMQLRVPPTWAEVEACIKYLAGHGVMVDDSKCFDQFCQLTTFLKDCRNDSDFGALQTHQKWVRFFGSSRGLAGHSELLRMAQVFFAIPSCGADFPRGLFLM, encoded by the coding sequence ATGCCGAAACGGAAATGCAAATTCACCGACGAGCTCCAGGCAAAGTACCCCTGCTTCCGCGTGGGCCGGGAGAGATGGGAGGCCGAATGCTTGGTCTGCCAGGAGGGCACCTACGTCTCTGTGGCCAACAAGGGCTCTCTCGACCTGGAGGCCCACGTGCAGTCCATGAAACACAAGAGGAACATGCTGGGGGATGCCTCGGTGGCCAAGCTGCCGGGCTGCTTCCTCCCTGCCAACTGCCAGCCCTTCGATGCTGCCGCCGCTGCCGAAACCCCTTTGGGCTTCCCTGCTGCCGTGCTTGAGGACTGCTGTGAGCCCCTGGCTGGCTTGCCCAAAACACCTGACCCCGTCTTAGACGTCTTGGGCTTGCAAATCAAGACGGAGGTGAGGCTGGATGAGGCGCTGGCCCCCTTCGCGTTGGACCATGGGATGGACCCGCTCGATGGTGTCCCCTATTGTGGGGTGGCTCTGGGTGCGGGCGAGGTGGGGACCCCCTTCCCCATCCAGATCCGCTATTTTGACTGGAAGCGGGGTGGTGTGCAGAGCAGGGTGATCGGTGTGGAACCCCCACCGGCTGAACTGTCCCCTGGTGCTGCTGCGCTGGTGTGGGAGGCCTTGGAGAATCACGGGCTGCGGCAGCGGTGCGTGGCTGTTGTAGGTGAGAGCCCTAACGCCAtgctgggagggctggggtGCTGTACCCAGGGTCCAGCTGAGGTGCCCGGCTTGCGGGAGCTGCTGGAAGGGGTCTTCGTTGCCACCGACTGCCCTGCGCACCTCCTCAGCAACTGCATCCAGCACGGGGCAGACAGCCTGGAGGTAGACCTGCAGTCCCTCGTCTGGAAGATTTACGCATACATCTCTGTCTACGCCGTCTGCGCCGAACCGCTCAAGGACTTCTTGGAGTTTGCTAAGAGGGAGTACCGGCGGCTGCTCCACCACACCAGGATGCCCTGGTTACTCCTGCTGCCGGCCATCACCCGCTTGCTACAAGTCTTCCCAGCCTTGAAgtccttcttcctctccctcagCCACCCCCCCTTTGCCATCCGGACCTTTTTTGAGGACGACTTCAGCGAGATCTACCTGCAGCACATGGCTTCGCAGGTGGCTGTCTTTGACATGCACCTCAGGACCTTGGCGAGGGAGGACAACTCGCCCTGCGAGGTGCTGGGCGTCCTCTCCTCTGTCCGCTGCACCCTCCTGGAGCGCAAAGCCCATGGCTTCATGTCGCCGCGGGTGAAGGAGCTGCTGGCGGAGCAGCGGGCGGCTGGGAGGGTTGGTGAGTGCGACACCTTCTGCCACCATGTCCAGACCCTCTATGTGGCGTTCCTCGACTACCTGGAAGCCCGGATGGGGCCGTTTGGGGAGCTTTTCCATTTCCAGTGGATGCAGCTACGAGTACCACCGACGTGGGCGGAGGTGGAGGCATGCATCAAGTACCTGGCGGGCCACGGGGTCATGGTGGATGACAGCAAGTGCTTTGACCAGTTCTGCCAGCTGACCAccttcctgaaggactgcaggaACGACAGCGACTTCGGCGCCCTGCAGACGCACCAGAAATGGGTGCGTTTCTTTGGCAGCTCCCGCGGCTTGGCCGGCCACTCAGAGCTTCTCAGAATGGCTCAGGTTTTCTTTGCCATCCCCTCCTGTGGGGCCGATTTTCCAAGGGGGCTTTTCCTGATGTGA
- the LOC138683241 gene encoding uncharacterized protein isoform X3 yields MSSARCPLLDQQTISDQPLLLSHTGAGGMKPETCSSPGDFPPPALFPNFSSAQEGDLILARCLVFSHVPITHIFFCKNGVELANHLVGKGQFTSTLAIQLSAKTSGTYSCGYQRRSRFGQVMLSRLSIPWLLTTGGGRDDPRNGSIATSPELPFGGLGVSVSLAFAVFSLLVLALGIHLLLQIGKRVQLARLKSFIQ; encoded by the exons ATGTCCTCTGCAAGGTGTCCTCTTCTAGACCAGCAGACCATCTCAGACCAGCCCCTTCTGTTGTCCCACACAGGTGCTGGTGGGATGAAGCCAGAGacctgcagctccccag GTGACTTTCCCCCACCAGCACTCTTCCCAAACTTCTCCTCAGCTCAGGAAGGTGACTTGATTCTTGCCCGGTGCCTCGTTTTTTCCCACGTCCCCATCACCCACATCTTCTTCTGCAAGAATGGGGTGGAGCTGGCAAACCACCTGGTGGGAAAAGGCCAGTTCACCTCCACACTTGCCATCCAGCTCTCTGCAAAGACCAGTGGCACCTACTCCTGCGGGTACCAGCGCCGGAGCAGATTCGGACAGGTCATGCTTTCAAGGTTGAGTATCCCATGGCTCCTGACCACGGGAG GTGGGAGGGATGATCCGAGGAACGGCAGCATTGCTACCAGCCCAGAGCTGCCATTTGGAG ggctgggagTCTCCGTCAGCCTGGCTTTTGCAGTCTTCTCCCTCCTCGTGCTGGCTTTGGGCATCCATCTTCTCCTCCAGATTG GAAAGCGAGTCCAGCTGGCCAGGCTGAAGAGCTTCATTCAGTAG
- the LOC138683241 gene encoding uncharacterized protein isoform X4: protein MKPETCSSPGDFPPPALFPNFSSAQEGDLILARCLVFSHVPITHIFFCKNGVELANHLVGKGQFTSTLAIQLSAKTSGTYSCGYQRRSRFGQVMLSRLSIPWLLTTGGGRDDPRNGSIATSPELPFGGLGVSVSLAFAVFSLLVLALGIHLLLQIGKRVQLARLKSFIQ from the exons ATGAAGCCAGAGacctgcagctccccag GTGACTTTCCCCCACCAGCACTCTTCCCAAACTTCTCCTCAGCTCAGGAAGGTGACTTGATTCTTGCCCGGTGCCTCGTTTTTTCCCACGTCCCCATCACCCACATCTTCTTCTGCAAGAATGGGGTGGAGCTGGCAAACCACCTGGTGGGAAAAGGCCAGTTCACCTCCACACTTGCCATCCAGCTCTCTGCAAAGACCAGTGGCACCTACTCCTGCGGGTACCAGCGCCGGAGCAGATTCGGACAGGTCATGCTTTCAAGGTTGAGTATCCCATGGCTCCTGACCACGGGAG GTGGGAGGGATGATCCGAGGAACGGCAGCATTGCTACCAGCCCAGAGCTGCCATTTGGAG ggctgggagTCTCCGTCAGCCTGGCTTTTGCAGTCTTCTCCCTCCTCGTGCTGGCTTTGGGCATCCATCTTCTCCTCCAGATTG GAAAGCGAGTCCAGCTGGCCAGGCTGAAGAGCTTCATTCAGTAG
- the LOC138683241 gene encoding uncharacterized protein isoform X2, with product MLCHALGDVSQGGNQPQLPPSPEACSWGAQNCPRMSMVRRSWLAKAAGTLLLLGWLAGAGGMKPETCSSPGDFPPPALFPNFSSAQEGDLILARCLVFSHVPITHIFFCKNGVELANHLVGKGQFTSTLAIQLSAKTSGTYSCGYQRRSRFGQVMLSRLSIPWLLTTGGGRDDPRNGSIATSPELPFGGKRVQLARLKSFIQ from the exons ATGCTGTGTCATGCACTGGGGGATGTGTCACAGGGAGGAAACCAGCCTCagcttcccccttcccctgaGGCTTGTTCCTGGGGAGCTCAGAACTGCCCACGGATGAGCATGGTGAGAAGAAGCTGGCTGGCCAAGGCTGCAGGTACCCTGCTCTTGCTGGGGTGGCTGGCAG GTGCTGGTGGGATGAAGCCAGAGacctgcagctccccag GTGACTTTCCCCCACCAGCACTCTTCCCAAACTTCTCCTCAGCTCAGGAAGGTGACTTGATTCTTGCCCGGTGCCTCGTTTTTTCCCACGTCCCCATCACCCACATCTTCTTCTGCAAGAATGGGGTGGAGCTGGCAAACCACCTGGTGGGAAAAGGCCAGTTCACCTCCACACTTGCCATCCAGCTCTCTGCAAAGACCAGTGGCACCTACTCCTGCGGGTACCAGCGCCGGAGCAGATTCGGACAGGTCATGCTTTCAAGGTTGAGTATCCCATGGCTCCTGACCACGGGAG GTGGGAGGGATGATCCGAGGAACGGCAGCATTGCTACCAGCCCAGAGCTGCCATTTGGAG GAAAGCGAGTCCAGCTGGCCAGGCTGAAGAGCTTCATTCAGTAG
- the LOC138683241 gene encoding uncharacterized protein isoform X1 — MLCHALGDVSQGGNQPQLPPSPEACSWGAQNCPRMSMVRRSWLAKAAGTLLLLGWLAGAGGMKPETCSSPGDFPPPALFPNFSSAQEGDLILARCLVFSHVPITHIFFCKNGVELANHLVGKGQFTSTLAIQLSAKTSGTYSCGYQRRSRFGQVMLSRLSIPWLLTTGGGRDDPRNGSIATSPELPFGGLGVSVSLAFAVFSLLVLALGIHLLLQIGKRVQLARLKSFIQ; from the exons ATGCTGTGTCATGCACTGGGGGATGTGTCACAGGGAGGAAACCAGCCTCagcttcccccttcccctgaGGCTTGTTCCTGGGGAGCTCAGAACTGCCCACGGATGAGCATGGTGAGAAGAAGCTGGCTGGCCAAGGCTGCAGGTACCCTGCTCTTGCTGGGGTGGCTGGCAG GTGCTGGTGGGATGAAGCCAGAGacctgcagctccccag GTGACTTTCCCCCACCAGCACTCTTCCCAAACTTCTCCTCAGCTCAGGAAGGTGACTTGATTCTTGCCCGGTGCCTCGTTTTTTCCCACGTCCCCATCACCCACATCTTCTTCTGCAAGAATGGGGTGGAGCTGGCAAACCACCTGGTGGGAAAAGGCCAGTTCACCTCCACACTTGCCATCCAGCTCTCTGCAAAGACCAGTGGCACCTACTCCTGCGGGTACCAGCGCCGGAGCAGATTCGGACAGGTCATGCTTTCAAGGTTGAGTATCCCATGGCTCCTGACCACGGGAG GTGGGAGGGATGATCCGAGGAACGGCAGCATTGCTACCAGCCCAGAGCTGCCATTTGGAG ggctgggagTCTCCGTCAGCCTGGCTTTTGCAGTCTTCTCCCTCCTCGTGCTGGCTTTGGGCATCCATCTTCTCCTCCAGATTG GAAAGCGAGTCCAGCTGGCCAGGCTGAAGAGCTTCATTCAGTAG